One part of the Falco peregrinus isolate bFalPer1 chromosome 14, bFalPer1.pri, whole genome shotgun sequence genome encodes these proteins:
- the LOC129785634 gene encoding T-cell activation Rho GTPase-activating protein-like produces FGQPLAALCGEDNTLPRPIQELLAVLRQQGPATEGIFRRAAGGTELRQLREALDRGKDIDVGSQPALLLAVILKDFLRSIPTKLLVVDLYEDWMAAMERASKQAKVEELKAVADKLPAANLLLLKRLMALLQHIGHNAATSRMSCSNLAICVGPNL; encoded by the exons tttgggcagcccctggcagccctctgtggggaggacaacacgctgccccggcccatccag gagctgctggctgtcctgcgccAGCAAGGACCAGCAACGGAGGGGATATTCCGCAGAGCTGCCGGTGGGACAGAGCTTCGGCAGCTGCGCGAGGCCCTGGACCGCGGCAAGGACATCGACGTAGGAAgccagcctgcgctgctgctggccgtcatcttgaag gacttcctgcgaagcatccccaccaagctcctcgtcgtcgacctctacgaggactggatggcagccatggagagggccagcaagcaggccaaggtggaggagctgaaagc ggtggctGACAAGTTGCCTGCggccaacctcctcctcctgaagcggctgatggccctgctgcagcacatcggccacaacgcagccaccagcagaatgagctgcagcaacctggccatctgcgtcgggcccaacctg